In Quercus robur chromosome 11, dhQueRobu3.1, whole genome shotgun sequence, the following proteins share a genomic window:
- the LOC126704633 gene encoding uncharacterized protein LOC126704633, translating to MALFNKVIYNQLKFGLEKDHTNTSGAATGVFALLDDSWLSADSFLYHLCKDFFSLMLDASSVDGHLLSWTRKLKELLENNLGWEFQLNTVVNGIYFEEDDEFAPVVEMLDDPSCN from the exons ATGGCTTTG TTCAATAAGGTTATCTACAATCAACTGAAATTTGGGCTTGAGAAAGATCATACAAATACCAGTGGTGCAGCAACAGGAGTATTTGCACTATTGGATGATTCATGGTTATCTGCTGATAGCTTTTTATACCATCTTTGCAAG GACTTCTTTTCATTGATGCTAGATGCCTCATCTGTTGATGGACATCTGCTGTCGTGG acGAGGAAACTTAAAGAGCTGCTTGAGAACAATCTAGGGTGGGAATTTCAGCTAAACACTGTAGTCAATGGAATATACTTTGAAGAAGATGACGAG TTTGCTCCGGTAGTAGAGATGTTGGATGACCCAAGTTGTAACTAA
- the LOC126707408 gene encoding putative disease resistance protein RGA1, which yields MADLLLSALVSTAVGNLNASALKEFGVAWGLGAELDNLKSTMSAIRSAVKYAEEKQWNNDVIRDWLGKLKDVAWDADNVLDEFATEALMRKVEREKGATSQVSRFSSLPNRLIFRMKMASKLKNVRDRLDAISRERSFHLGEGDKNMEAFDVEKRQTGPLVNESKIYGRDVEKEKIIGVLRTNVSDDQDNLAIYAIWGMGGLGKTALAQLVYNDARVKSHFELRIWVCVSDDFRIRRLLRAIIGSIIRGECKISELDPLQQELQEKLRGRKFLLVLDDVWNENQEEWDRLKHTLMCGAKGSMLIVTTRIEKIALMMATVLPIHHIGCLSEDDSWSLFKGRAFGLERVEERSELESIGKEIVKKCGGVPLAINALGSLVCSKRTKSEWLIVKESQIWNLPKSENPILPALMLSYHHLSPHLRQCFAYCCVFPKDHKLEMDKLIQLWMANGFIPSELYDFGVDIFNELVRRSFFQDVKEGYPCYITCKMHDLMHDLAQSIMRHECVALESGKDVKVEGRIFHMFFGMISSQDISLNEDLHKVRSLRSCIDAFDCTASLPFFLKQKYLRVLDFRSGVQEVPRSINNLKHLRYLNMSRSRIKVLPESTTCLLNLQTLKLDYCYTLCKLPKGMKHMKNLMYLGITDCYSLTRMPEGMGQLTCLQSLSFFIVGKEKGYQVSELKGLNLRNKLTIKELDNVRNSVEAKNANLIGKQNLQSLSLVWRSDNKSHVPDHVEDVLDGLQPHSYLKELSINNYHGSKIPTWIQDSVLRDLVKISLDCWERCEHLPLLGKLPFLKVLKITGWHAVKYIGNEFHGDSAISFPSLKEFRLHKMRDLEEWRTMNGRGNFPCLSTLEITECPKLLGIPIIPSITDLTMRSNNGNMDGELTVLPDGLLQNHKMLKKLEISHMPNLKSLTNQLDNFSALKRFSLERCDKIESLPEGLQNLHSLRELDIEECNNLLSLPMNGLQGLSSLRSLSISFCNKFCSLSEGIQYLIALKDLFIIECPKLISLPEGIQHLTALRYLRIWNCEDLSSLPKQIGCLTSLSYLGIGYCPNLMSIPDELQNLTALKELEIRGCPHLEKRCKKDSGEDWHKISHIPHVHSGENRYEN from the coding sequence ATGGCGGACTTACTTCTTTCTGCCTTGGTGAGCACTGCGGTGGGGAACTTGAATGCTTCTGCACTTAAAGAATTTGGAGTTGCTTGGGGCTTGGGAGCTGAGCTCGACAATCTTAAGAGCACAATGTCTGCCATCCGATCCGCTGTCAAATATGCAGAGGAGAAGCAGTGGAACAATGATGTTATCAGGGATTGGCTGGGAAAGCTCAAAGATGTAGCTTGGGATGCGGATAATGTTCTGGACGAGTTTGCAACTGAAGCTCTAATGCGAAaggtggagagagagaaaggagcgACAAGCCAAGTAAGTAGATTCTCTTCTCTTCCAAACAGACTTATATTTCGCATGAAAATGGCAAGTAAATTGAAGAATGTGAGGGATAGACTGGATGCCATTTCTAGGGAGAGATCTTTTCACTTGGGAGAGGGAGATAAAAACATGGAAGCTTTTGATGTAGAAAAAAGACAAACTGGCCCACTTGTGAATGAAAGTAAGATTTATGGAAGAGatgtggaaaaagaaaagatcatTGGAGTGTTGCGCACTAATGTGTCTGATGATCAAGATAATCTGGCCATTTATGCTATATGGGGTATGGGGGGCTTGGGTAAAACAGCACTTGCACAATTAGTCTACAATGATGCAAGGGTGAAGAGCCATTTTGAATTGAGAATTTGGGTGTGTGTATCAGATGATTTCCGGATAAGAAGGTTGCTAAGGGCGATCATAGGGTCTATTATTCGTGGTGAATGTAAAATTTCTGAGTTGGATCCACTACAGCAAGAGTTGCAAGAAAAATTGCGTGGGAGAAAATTCCTGCTTGTCTTGGACGATGTCTGGAACGAGAACCAAGAGGAATGGGACCGCCTAAAACATACGTTGATGTGTGGAGCGAAAGGTAGTATGCTTATAGTGACAACTCGGATTGAAAAAATTGCACTGATGATGGCCACAGTACTTCCTATACACCACATTGGATGCTTGTCAGAGGATGATTCTTGGTCCTTATTTAAAGGACGTGCATTTGGGTTGGAAAGGGTAGAAGAAAGATCAGAATTGGAATCAATTGGCAAGGAAATAGTGAAGAAGTGTGGAGGCGTACCTCTAGCAATAAATGCTCTTGGAAGCCTTGTGTGCTCAAAAAGAACGAAAAGTGAATGGTTAATTGTGAAAGAAAGTCAGATTTGGAATTTACCGAAAAGTGAGAATCCCATCCTTCCTGCCCTCATGTTGAGCTATCACCATCTATCCCCACATCTAAGGCAATGTTTTGCTTATTGCTGTGTATTTCCCAAAGATCACAAGCTTGAGATGGATAAGTTGATACAACTGTGGATGGCTAATGGTTTTATCCCCTCAGAGTTGTATGATTTTGGTGTTGATATCTTCAATGAATTAGTACGGAGGTCTTTCTTTCAAGATGTGAAGGAGGGGTATCCCTGCTATATAACGTGTAAAATGCATGACCTTATGCATGACCTTGCTCAATCTATTATGAGGCATGAATGCGTTGCATTGGAATCCGGTAAAGATGTGAAAGTTGAAGGCAGGatttttcatatgttttttGGCATGATCTCATCACAAGACATTTCTTTGAATGAGGACCTACATAAAGTTCGATCTCTACgctcatgcattgatgcattTGATTGTACAGCTTCTCTGCCATTCTTCTTGAAACAAAAGTATCTTCGGGTATTGGATTTTAGATCTGGCGTTCAGGAAGTACCAAGATCAATCAACAATCTAAAACATTTAAGATATCTTAACATGTCTAGGTCTAGGATCAAAGTTTTACCTGAATCAACAACCTGCCTCTTGAACTTGCAAACGTTGAAACTAGATTATTGTTACACTCTTTGTAAGTTACCCAAAGGTATGAAGCACATGAAAAACCTTATGTATCTTGGGATCACTGATTGTTATTCTCTTACTCGTATGCCTGAAGGAATGGGACAATTAACTTGCCTCCAATCATTGAGCTTCTTCATTGTTGGCAAGGAAAAAGGTTATCAAGTAAGTGAGTTGAAAGGGCTAAACCTTCGAAACAAGTTGACAATAAAGGAACTTGATAATGTCAGAAATTCAGTGGAGGCCAAAAATGCAAATTTGATTGGAAAACAGAATCTTCAATCGCTAAGTTTGGTTTGGCGGAGTGACAATAAAAGCCATGTACCAGACCATGTTGAAGATGTTCTTGATGGTCTCCAACCTCATTCATATCTGAAAGAACTGTCCATAAACAACTATCATGGTTCAAAAATTCCAACATGGATTCAAGATTCAGTTCTTCGTGATTTGGTTAAAATTTCACTAGATTGTTGGGAAAGATGTGAACATTTGCCACTTCTTGGCAAACTACCATTCCTCAAGGTTCTTAAAATAACTGGCTGGCATGCTGTGAAATATATTGGCAATGAGTTCCATGGAGACAGTGCAATTTCGTTCCCCTCATTGAAGGAATTTAGGCTCCATAAGATGCGTGATTTGGAGGAATGGAGAACAATGAATGGAAGAGGAAATTTTCCCTGCCTAAGCACATTAGAAATCACTGAGTGCCCAAAGTTATTGGGAATTCCTATTATTCCTTCCATTACAGATTTGACTATGAGAAGCAACAATGGAAACATGGATGGTGAATTGACAGTTCTTCCAGATGGACTGTTGCAAAATCATAAGATGCTTAAAAAGTTGGAGATTTCCCATATGCCCAATCTCAAGTCACTGACTAATCAGTTGGATAATTTTTCTGCGCTGAAAAGATTTAGTCTTGAACGTTGTGACAAGATCGAAAGTCTTCCAGAAGGACTCCAGAACTTACATTCATTACGGGAACTGGACATAGAGGAGTGTAATAATCTTTTGTCCTTACCAATGAATGGTTTGCAGGGCTTATCTTCACTACGGAGTTTATCCATTTCGTTCTGCAACAAATTCTGCTCTCTGTCTGAGGGAATTCAATATTTAATTGCACTTAAGGATTTATTTATCATCGAGTGTCCGAAGTTAATTTCATTGCCAGAGGGTATTCAACATCTAACTGCTCTCCGTTATCTGCGCATCTGGAACTGTGAAGACTTATCTTCTCTGCCTAAGCAGATTGGATGCCTCACATCGCTTTCATATTTGGGAATTGGGTACTGCCCTAATCTAATGTCTATACCAGACGAGCTACAGAACCTTACGGCACTCAAAGAACTTGAAATTAGAGGATGTCCACATCTGGAGAAGCGGTGCAAGAAAGACAGTGGAGAGGATTGGCATAAAATATCTCACATCCCCCACGTTCACAGTGGAGAGAATCGCTACGAAAACTGA